A stretch of Exiguobacterium sp. BMC-KP DNA encodes these proteins:
- the pulA gene encoding type I pullulanase: MTNQEVAIPLARAEFLSFQSIRVEVEGNSSIHWSLECDGQSLPIQQVEIHREEQLVIYELMVLEPVELECRYEVFGTGKSIRVVPDRLVRTEAFERKYRYEEKLGVWEEEGIFHFAVWSPVAERIVCVVYDQDEQVLGRHDMKRQEQGAYRLELGRDLAECWYRYEVTTYLGTYEVVDPYASVISENGRYGVIVDVERTISDWFPKRVARPLFVKPSDAVIYEANIRDFTIDRSAGSSYPGQYAGMTERGTVSPRGHATGLNYLLDLGITHLQLLPVHFFETTDERTRTPYNWGYDPMLWFGLAGSYASSVEPLVRVREYAEMVERLHEAGIRVTFDVVMNHVFVRERSSLEQLVPGYYFRYEVDGILSNGTGVGNDTASERFMMRRLIVDCLTYFARVYRIDAFRFDLMGIHDIETMNDVRAALDAIDPTILVYGEGWDLATALPERLKAMSASAAQMPRISHFNDVFRDALKGSTFSEFDRGFVAGDGWKEGEVRNGIAGSVHIDNQTYGRFPEPTYSINYVEAHDNHTLYDKLKLSCPEADEQQLLRMSRLAQTIALLAQGIPFLHAGQEFLRTKQGVENSYNAPDEINRMDWERRDEHRSLVAYIKTILQIRRMHGGFRLHRANQIRELLHFIDLRPGVIAYELGAVHSYDAWQRTLIVYNTTHEIVEVSLDHSRWNVHVQGDDASVDPLLKGVDRIQVLPLSTTIATC, from the coding sequence ATGACGAATCAAGAAGTTGCGATACCGTTGGCGCGGGCGGAATTCCTATCTTTTCAAAGCATCCGGGTCGAGGTTGAAGGCAATTCGTCAATCCACTGGTCGCTTGAATGTGATGGACAGTCACTACCAATTCAACAGGTCGAAATACATCGTGAAGAACAATTGGTAATTTATGAATTGATGGTTCTTGAGCCGGTCGAGCTAGAATGTCGGTATGAGGTATTTGGGACGGGGAAATCCATCCGTGTTGTTCCAGATCGGTTAGTACGGACAGAAGCATTTGAACGAAAGTATCGTTACGAAGAGAAGTTAGGCGTCTGGGAAGAAGAGGGGATATTTCATTTTGCTGTTTGGTCACCGGTCGCAGAACGGATCGTGTGTGTCGTGTACGATCAAGATGAACAGGTACTCGGAAGGCACGACATGAAACGACAAGAGCAGGGAGCTTATCGTCTCGAGCTTGGGCGTGATCTTGCTGAGTGTTGGTATCGGTATGAAGTGACGACGTATCTTGGGACATACGAGGTCGTTGATCCATACGCTAGTGTCATATCAGAGAATGGGCGATACGGTGTCATCGTAGACGTCGAGCGAACGATCTCCGATTGGTTCCCGAAGCGGGTCGCGCGTCCTCTGTTCGTCAAACCGTCGGACGCTGTCATCTACGAAGCGAACATTCGTGATTTCACGATTGATCGTTCAGCCGGTTCGAGTTATCCGGGGCAATATGCAGGGATGACGGAACGAGGAACGGTCTCCCCGCGTGGTCATGCAACGGGACTCAATTATCTCCTTGATCTTGGGATTACTCATTTGCAACTTCTGCCAGTTCACTTTTTCGAGACGACCGATGAACGAACGCGGACGCCGTACAACTGGGGATATGATCCGATGCTTTGGTTCGGACTAGCTGGGAGTTACGCGAGTTCGGTCGAACCGCTCGTTCGCGTTCGAGAATATGCAGAAATGGTAGAGCGACTTCATGAAGCAGGGATTCGTGTCACATTCGATGTCGTCATGAATCACGTATTTGTTCGTGAGCGTTCTTCACTCGAACAGCTCGTTCCCGGTTATTATTTCCGCTATGAAGTAGACGGGATACTCTCGAATGGAACAGGTGTGGGAAATGATACTGCTTCCGAACGATTTATGATGCGCCGACTCATTGTCGATTGTTTGACATACTTTGCTCGTGTCTACCGGATTGATGCCTTTCGATTTGATTTGATGGGCATTCATGACATTGAGACGATGAATGATGTTCGCGCGGCACTCGATGCGATTGACCCGACGATTCTTGTGTACGGGGAAGGATGGGATCTTGCGACGGCATTGCCGGAGCGACTAAAGGCGATGAGCGCCTCGGCTGCTCAAATGCCCCGAATTTCCCATTTTAATGATGTCTTCCGAGATGCGTTAAAAGGATCGACGTTTAGTGAGTTTGACCGAGGATTCGTTGCGGGAGACGGTTGGAAGGAAGGGGAGGTTCGAAACGGGATCGCAGGAAGTGTTCATATCGACAATCAAACATACGGTCGTTTTCCGGAACCTACCTACTCCATCAATTATGTTGAGGCGCATGATAATCATACGCTGTACGATAAATTGAAGTTATCCTGTCCTGAAGCGGATGAACAACAGTTATTACGAATGAGCCGTCTTGCTCAGACGATTGCCTTGCTTGCGCAAGGGATTCCGTTTCTTCATGCAGGTCAAGAGTTCTTACGAACAAAACAAGGCGTCGAAAACAGCTATAATGCACCGGATGAAATCAATCGAATGGACTGGGAGCGCCGAGATGAGCATCGTTCCCTAGTGGCGTACATCAAGACGATTTTACAGATTCGTAGAATGCATGGCGGATTCCGCCTGCACCGAGCGAATCAGATTCGAGAGTTGCTTCATTTCATCGATTTACGTCCGGGAGTCATCGCCTACGAGCTTGGAGCGGTCCACTCGTATGATGCATGGCAACGAACGCTCATCGTCTACAATACGACACATGAAATCGTTGAAGTCTCACTTGATCATTCGCGCTGGAACGTGCATGTACAAGGCGATGATGCCTCGGTCGACCCGCTTCTAAAAGGTGTCGACAGGATTCAAGTCCTTCCGTTGTCAACGACGATTGCGACGTGTTAA